TGACACCGAGAATGTGGACGCGCTGGACGTACGCCGTCAGCGCCTGCTCGTCGGTGAGCAGGCCGAAGTACCCGAAGACCGCCGTCGCGAGCACGCCGGCGATCCAGAAGAGCCACCACGCGACGCGGGCCAACCAGGCCGGACCGGTCGTGCGTGTCTGCCACCAGACTGCGGCCACGCCGATGAAGAGCGCGGTCTCGGACAGCGTGCTGGCCGCATCGTGGAGGTCCGCCTCCAGCCGATCCAGGTCCGTCAGACACCCCTCGCCCAGCCCGCACGGCATCGGGATGGCGGCGGCCAGTGCGGCACCGGCGGCGAACACGGCGCACGAGACCACGAGCACCTGGTTCGGCCGCCCCGGCGGGAAGGCCCGGCGCACCGCGGGCAGGAGCAGCAGGACGAGCACGCCGCACAGCACGCTCGTCACCCGCAGCAGCGTCGAGAAGGGCTCACCGGGGGTCTCGAGATAGCTCACGACGATGTCCATGCCGGTGAATCCGCGCAGGACCCAGTCGATCAGGAAGTTGGAGTACAGCAGTGCCGCCGCCGTCCCGAGGGCGAGACATGCGACGGGCCGCATGCGCATGCCGCCAGTTAACAGCAGGACACGGCCGGCTGCCACGGCTCAGCGCGACCGCGAGCCGTCGCCGCGGAGGTGCGATCGACCCATGGGCGCGCCACTCGGCGTCCCGTCCACCACAATGGTTCCGATGCCCGACACGAACGACAGCACCCTGGACCTTCCCGAACTGCCGACCCCGTGGCGTGCCCGCGTCCCCGGTTATGCCGACATCGACGCGCTCGTGGAGCTCAGACGACTCGATGAGCTGCAAGGCACGGGCGAGGCCCACGTCGACCCGGCGGGGATCGAGTCGGAGGTCGCCGGCCAGGCGTCGTGGACCCGGCGCCAGCTCGTCGCCGTGGGTCCGGACGACGTCCCCCGGGCCTGGATCACGGTGCACGACCGTGCCGCCGGCCGCGCGCTGATCTGGGGCTACTTCGACCGTGACGTCCCGGAGATCGACGCGATCGCCGCCGTGTTCTACGCCTGGGCCGAGTCCGCCGCCGTGGGCATGGCCCGGTTCCGCGGCGTCGACGCGACCCGGCTGGACGAGAGTCCGTTCGCCGACGACGCGCGGCAGGCCGGCTGGCTCACGCAGGCCGGCTACGCCAAGCGGCGGACCTGGCTGCACATGACCCGCCCGGTCACCGCGGACGAGGCCTCACTGACCCCTCGCGCGGGCGTCACGGTCCGCCCGGTCGAGCGCCACGAGAACGGCATGCCGGTCGCGTCCGACCTGCAGATCGTGCACCAGATGCTCGAGACCTCGTTCCAGGACCACTTCAACTCCTACCGCGAGAGCTTCTCGGAGTTCGTCCAGCGGCTGCGCGAGGACCCGGGCCACAGCTGGGACCACTGGTGGCTGGCCTACGTCGAGACCGACGAGGGCGCGCACGTCCCGGCCGGCACCGTCGTGTGCTCGTCCAAGGCGGCACCCGAGGGCGGCACCCAGGGCACGTACGTCGAGTACATCGGGGTCAACCGGGCCGCGCGCGGGCGCGGCGTGGCGAAGTCGCTGCTGGCCACGGTGATCGCCGACGCCGCGCACCACGGCCGGGACCGTGTCGACCTCGAGGTCGACGCCGACTCGCCGACCAAGGCCGACGAGCTCTACCGGTCGCTGGGGTGGGAGACCGAGTACGTGACGGAGTCCTGGTTCAAGGACCTCGACCTCACGACCTGACGCCGGCCGGGTCGGTGCGCTCGCGAAGCCACGTCGTCGTGCCCGGAGCCATGCCCCGTGACTTCGGGGTGGAGTCGACCGGACTGACGATGAGGGCCGCCTCGTCCGGCAGCGACCACTTCAAGGCGTGATAGACGACCGAGAGCGTCTCGGAGCTCTCGAACAGGAAGAGCCCCGGCGCGATCGCCCGGGCCTCCTGCCACGGGCCGTCCAGAGCCTCGGGCTCCTCGGCGGTCCAGGCGAGGTAGACGGTCACACCGCGCCTCGGTCGCCGGGCCGCAGCGCGTCGGCCAGGGAGGTCAGCTCCGCCTCCACCACGCGGTAGTACGCCCAGCGGCCGCGCTGCTCGCGGGTGACGAGGCCCGCTTCGACCAGGAGCTTCATGTGGTGCGACACCGTCGGCTGGCTCAGGCCGATGGGCTCGGTGAGATCGCAGATGCACGCCTCGGCGCCCTCGGCGGCCGCGATCATCGACAGCAGACGCACCCGCGTGGGATCCCCGAGGGCCTTGAACTTCGCGGCCAGGGCCGAGGCGGCCTCGTCGTCGAGGGCACCGCCGGTCAGCGGTGAGCAGCAGGTGTCGACGATCGGCAGCGGGGAGGCCATGGCCCCAGCCTGCCACACACATTGACATCGATCGATGCATGCGTCAGAGTCGATCCATCGACGAACGTCAATATGGAGGAACGATGAGCACCGACGAGGAACTGGTCGAGCAGGTCCGGCAACGCTAC
Above is a window of Aeromicrobium senzhongii DNA encoding:
- a CDS encoding ArsR/SmtB family transcription factor, which gives rise to MASPLPIVDTCCSPLTGGALDDEAASALAAKFKALGDPTRVRLLSMIAAAEGAEACICDLTEPIGLSQPTVSHHMKLLVEAGLVTREQRGRWAYYRVVEAELTSLADALRPGDRGAV
- a CDS encoding DUF998 domain-containing protein; protein product: MAAGRVLLLTGGMRMRPVACLALGTAAALLYSNFLIDWVLRGFTGMDIVVSYLETPGEPFSTLLRVTSVLCGVLVLLLLPAVRRAFPPGRPNQVLVVSCAVFAAGAALAAAIPMPCGLGEGCLTDLDRLEADLHDAASTLSETALFIGVAAVWWQTRTTGPAWLARVAWWLFWIAGVLATAVFGYFGLLTDEQALTAYVQRVHILGVSIWLVILGVVAARSAASIGRGPGDE
- a CDS encoding GNAT family N-acetyltransferase; its protein translation is MPDTNDSTLDLPELPTPWRARVPGYADIDALVELRRLDELQGTGEAHVDPAGIESEVAGQASWTRRQLVAVGPDDVPRAWITVHDRAAGRALIWGYFDRDVPEIDAIAAVFYAWAESAAVGMARFRGVDATRLDESPFADDARQAGWLTQAGYAKRRTWLHMTRPVTADEASLTPRAGVTVRPVERHENGMPVASDLQIVHQMLETSFQDHFNSYRESFSEFVQRLREDPGHSWDHWWLAYVETDEGAHVPAGTVVCSSKAAPEGGTQGTYVEYIGVNRAARGRGVAKSLLATVIADAAHHGRDRVDLEVDADSPTKADELYRSLGWETEYVTESWFKDLDLTT